Proteins found in one Paenibacillus borealis genomic segment:
- a CDS encoding assimilatory sulfite reductase (NADPH) flavoprotein subunit, with translation MQLQVTNSPFNESQAGLLNQLLPTLTHSQQVWLSGYLSALSLLGDNGQAAGTAVLPLAAEAAAAGTLSTAAVPQPAVSREVTVLFGSQTGNCQRLAASLARKLEEQGFKVTVAAMNSFKPNGLKKIENLLLLVSTHGEGEPPDNARAFHEFLYSKRAPQLPQLRFSVLALGDTSYEFFCQTGKDFDQKLEELGAQRLTPRVDCDLDYDEPVAEWFEHVIRSLSGSGSQQAAGMADEAVLAAERAESLESAYSRNHPFHAEVLENLNLNGRGSDRETRHLELSLAGSNITFEPGDSLGVYPENHPQLVEDIIAAMGWNADESVPFNKKGEEGTLREALLRHYEITVLTKPLLEQAARLNSAPALQELLSPDRQQELKNYIHGRDLLDLIRDFAPWEVPARSFVTILRKLPARLYSIASSYNANPDEVHFTVRAVRYESHGRERYGVCSVHCAERVQPGATLPVYIQSNPNFKLPANSDTPVIMIGPGTGVAPFRSFLEEREEQGAQGKSWLFYGDRHFVTDFLYQTDWQRMLKDGVLSKLDVAFSRDTDEKVYVQHRILEKSRELYTWLQEGAHVYVCGDEKHMAHDVHSALITVIQQEGGLSPEGAAAYLETLQQEQRYQRDVY, from the coding sequence GTCTGGTTAAGCGGCTATCTATCCGCGTTATCGCTGCTGGGAGACAACGGACAAGCAGCAGGCACAGCGGTGCTCCCCCTTGCTGCTGAAGCGGCAGCAGCCGGGACACTTTCCACAGCCGCAGTGCCGCAGCCGGCGGTATCCCGTGAGGTAACCGTATTATTCGGTTCCCAGACCGGCAACTGCCAGCGGCTGGCAGCGAGCCTTGCACGCAAGCTCGAAGAACAGGGCTTCAAGGTTACTGTTGCCGCGATGAACAGCTTCAAGCCCAATGGACTTAAGAAGATTGAGAATCTGCTGCTGCTCGTCAGCACCCATGGCGAAGGCGAGCCGCCGGATAATGCCCGCGCCTTCCATGAATTTCTCTACAGTAAAAGAGCGCCGCAGCTTCCGCAGCTGCGTTTCTCGGTACTTGCACTTGGCGACACTTCCTATGAATTCTTCTGCCAGACCGGGAAAGATTTCGATCAGAAGCTGGAAGAGCTGGGCGCACAGCGCTTAACCCCGCGTGTGGATTGCGATCTTGATTACGATGAGCCTGTAGCCGAATGGTTCGAACATGTTATCCGCTCGCTAAGCGGCTCCGGTTCACAGCAGGCTGCGGGTATGGCGGATGAGGCAGTGCTGGCTGCGGAGAGAGCAGAATCGCTGGAATCGGCATATTCACGGAATCATCCGTTCCATGCCGAGGTGCTGGAGAATCTGAATCTGAACGGACGCGGCTCAGACCGTGAGACCCGCCATCTGGAGCTGTCGCTGGCCGGCTCGAATATTACCTTTGAGCCGGGCGATTCTCTCGGGGTATATCCGGAGAACCACCCGCAGCTCGTGGAAGATATTATTGCCGCCATGGGCTGGAATGCAGATGAATCCGTTCCCTTCAACAAGAAGGGTGAGGAAGGCACGCTGCGTGAAGCGCTGCTGCGGCATTATGAAATTACCGTACTGACGAAACCGCTCCTGGAGCAGGCAGCCAGGCTGAACTCTGCACCTGCCCTGCAGGAGCTGCTGTCCCCGGACCGGCAACAGGAGCTGAAGAATTATATCCATGGACGTGATCTGCTGGATTTGATCCGGGATTTCGCACCATGGGAAGTTCCGGCCCGCAGCTTCGTGACGATTCTGCGCAAGCTGCCGGCAAGACTGTATTCCATCGCAAGCAGCTACAATGCCAACCCGGATGAAGTACACTTCACGGTACGGGCTGTGCGATATGAATCGCATGGACGTGAACGCTACGGGGTCTGCTCCGTACATTGTGCGGAACGTGTACAGCCGGGTGCTACTCTGCCGGTCTACATCCAGAGCAATCCGAACTTTAAGCTGCCGGCCAATTCCGATACGCCGGTGATCATGATCGGTCCGGGCACGGGCGTCGCCCCGTTCCGCTCCTTCCTGGAGGAACGGGAAGAGCAGGGGGCACAGGGCAAGTCATGGCTGTTCTACGGTGACCGTCATTTCGTCACAGACTTCCTCTACCAGACAGACTGGCAGAGAATGCTGAAGGACGGCGTACTGAGCAAGCTGGACGTCGCCTTCTCGCGTGATACGGACGAGAAGGTTTACGTACAGCACCGCATTCTGGAGAAGAGCCGGGAGCTGTACACCTGGCTGCAGGAAGGTGCACATGTCTATGTATGCGGAGATGAGAAGCATATGGCCCATGATGTACACTCTGCGCTGATTACAGTAATCCAGCAGGAAGGCGGGCTGAGCCCGGAAGGGGCCGCCGCTTATCTGGAGACACTGCAGCAGGAGCAGCGTTATCAGCGTGATGTCTATTAA
- the cysI gene encoding assimilatory sulfite reductase (NADPH) hemoprotein subunit: MANNEPAVKPIGGPPSDVEHIKLESNYLRGALVETLSNPITGGLPEDDNRLLKFHGSYMQDDRDLRSERERSKLEPAFQFMLRIVAPGGVATPAQWLVMDDLAQKYGNGTLRITTRQAFQMHGVLKWNLKKTIKAINDTLMTTLAACGDVNRNVMSGPNPYQSEVHAEVNEWARKISDHLAPRTAAYHEIWLDGEKVVDSKVVEPIYGPVYLPRKFKIGLAVPPSNDVDVFSQDLGFIAILEDGKLAGFNVSVGGGMGMTHGDPSTYPQLGRIIGFCRPEQMIDLAEKTVTIQRDYGNRSVRKNARFKYTIDRHGLDWFTGELHERLGWTLEPAREYHFDHNGDRYGWVKGYDGKWNLTLYIQSGRVHDTAGYPLMTGLREIAKIHGGDFRLTPNQNLIIAGVSNAKKRKISELAKQYGLTDGAHHSALRRSSMSCVALPTCGLAMAEAERYLPLLLDKLEVIIDEAGLRNEEIVIRMTGCPNGCARPALGEISFIGKGPGRYNLYLGAGFTGDRLNKLYKENIDEKEILDTLEPIIHRYAKERSAGEHFGDFVIRSGYVKAVTSGLNFHD, encoded by the coding sequence GTGGCAAACAATGAACCAGCGGTGAAGCCGATTGGCGGACCCCCGAGTGATGTTGAACATATTAAGCTGGAGAGCAATTATTTACGCGGTGCGCTTGTAGAAACCCTCAGCAACCCGATCACCGGAGGGCTGCCGGAGGATGACAACCGCCTGCTGAAATTCCACGGCAGTTATATGCAGGATGACCGGGATCTGCGCAGTGAACGTGAGCGCTCCAAGCTGGAGCCTGCTTTTCAGTTCATGCTGCGTATCGTAGCGCCCGGCGGAGTGGCAACACCGGCGCAATGGCTCGTAATGGACGATTTGGCCCAGAAATACGGCAACGGCACCCTGCGGATCACGACAAGACAGGCTTTTCAAATGCACGGAGTGCTTAAGTGGAATCTGAAAAAGACGATCAAGGCGATCAATGATACGCTGATGACCACACTCGCGGCCTGCGGGGATGTCAACCGTAATGTGATGAGCGGACCCAATCCGTATCAGTCGGAGGTCCATGCTGAGGTTAACGAATGGGCCAGAAAAATCAGTGACCACTTAGCCCCGCGCACCGCTGCTTACCATGAAATCTGGCTGGATGGGGAGAAGGTAGTGGACAGCAAGGTCGTTGAACCGATTTACGGGCCGGTGTACCTGCCCCGCAAGTTCAAGATCGGCCTGGCTGTGCCGCCTTCCAATGATGTAGATGTATTCTCCCAGGACCTGGGCTTCATTGCCATTCTGGAAGACGGGAAGCTGGCCGGATTCAATGTCTCGGTCGGCGGCGGTATGGGCATGACGCATGGTGATCCCAGCACCTATCCGCAGCTGGGACGGATTATCGGCTTCTGCCGTCCGGAGCAGATGATTGATCTGGCGGAGAAGACCGTCACCATTCAGCGCGACTACGGCAACCGCTCGGTCCGCAAGAACGCCCGCTTCAAGTACACGATCGACCGCCACGGTCTGGACTGGTTCACGGGCGAACTGCATGAGCGGCTGGGCTGGACGCTCGAGCCGGCACGTGAATATCATTTCGACCACAACGGCGACCGCTATGGCTGGGTGAAGGGGTACGACGGCAAATGGAATCTGACGCTGTATATCCAGAGCGGACGGGTTCATGATACCGCAGGATATCCGCTGATGACCGGCTTGCGGGAGATTGCCAAGATTCACGGCGGGGATTTCCGTCTGACGCCGAATCAGAATCTGATTATCGCCGGAGTCAGCAATGCGAAGAAACGTAAGATATCCGAGCTGGCCAAGCAATACGGGCTGACTGATGGAGCCCATCATTCCGCGCTGCGGAGAAGCTCTATGTCCTGTGTGGCGCTGCCGACCTGCGGCCTCGCTATGGCAGAGGCTGAGCGTTATCTGCCGCTGCTGCTGGATAAGCTGGAAGTCATCATAGATGAAGCCGGCCTGCGTAATGAAGAGATCGTCATCCGTATGACCGGCTGCCCTAACGGCTGCGCCCGGCCTGCGCTTGGCGAGATTTCGTTCATCGGCAAAGGCCCTGGCAGATACAATCTGTACCTGGGTGCCGGCTTTACCGGAGACCGGCTGAACAAGCTGTACAAGGAAAATATTGACGAGAAGGAAATACTGGATACGCTTGAACCGATTATCCACCGTTACGCCAAGGAACGCAGCGCCGGTGAGCATTTCGGGGATTTCGTTATCCGCAGCGGCTATGTCAAAGCCGTAACTTCGGGACTTAACTTCCACGACTAA